In one Pyxidicoccus xibeiensis genomic region, the following are encoded:
- a CDS encoding serine/threonine protein kinase: MSGPVEDSRAYPWALGPGARVNRWRVLEPLGSGSYGAVYRVEDVDAPGVMYALKLALRPSDPRAEREVALLARTKHPNVVRVHDWGHWESMAGSHLYFVMDWVQGLPLHTWADTSNPPLRELALVAGSLALTLDWLHSRGVRHRDLKPEHILIRSSDSQPILIDFGVGRQEGASTLTSTVVPPGTVHLRSPEALDFHRLHFRQAGARYAFKPTDDLYALGVCLFRALTGHYPFPPEIPGDLLMLAILAHVPPPVAAINRRVPPALSEVVARLLEKKPQARYGAGHELHQALVAAMELGPVQAWEQRVFAWEAGSELADPSARRTVRPDWPTAPGTPPPARESPARARSTGGRFVGGRMSSPPSAVADSTAPALTLVRVDRDTWPRGRAASVTGRRRVRRAVLMVVGGLAVLGLVTAVASWRGGGVGASSEGLEAGSTQARPLADASVRAGDAPGGTSAPGMAVATSLEESPASADAAAMTQTQDSSDVKTPTLSKPAATKRVKTPDAVRAAVGAVAACLGAACSGPQQAEPPRALAALRQARPPPEECPQGSVEAMKELQIGKVGADFPDGSFIPFEMSSEAILREGPVVFVIEDLWGTLPKVGTTVAGRLFFAEGRVHGWFTEARTKDGRRFPVCMELMDGDLRQGMEVQGPGAEPGTVITLPVAKLGQVKRFK; this comes from the coding sequence ATGTCCGGACCAGTGGAAGACAGCAGGGCCTATCCATGGGCGCTCGGGCCCGGCGCGCGGGTGAACCGCTGGCGCGTTCTGGAGCCACTCGGCAGTGGCAGCTACGGCGCTGTGTACCGGGTGGAGGACGTGGACGCCCCCGGGGTGATGTATGCGCTCAAGCTGGCCCTGCGGCCGTCAGACCCACGCGCCGAGCGCGAGGTGGCGCTGCTGGCGCGGACGAAGCACCCGAACGTGGTGCGCGTCCACGACTGGGGCCACTGGGAGTCCATGGCCGGCAGCCACCTCTACTTCGTCATGGACTGGGTCCAGGGCCTGCCGCTGCACACCTGGGCGGACACCTCCAACCCTCCGCTGCGCGAGCTGGCGCTCGTTGCGGGCTCGCTCGCCCTGACGCTCGACTGGCTGCATTCGCGGGGTGTGCGCCACCGGGACCTCAAGCCCGAGCACATCCTCATCCGCTCGAGTGACTCGCAGCCCATCCTCATCGACTTCGGCGTGGGACGGCAGGAGGGGGCCAGCACGCTCACCTCGACGGTCGTGCCTCCGGGCACCGTGCACCTGCGCAGCCCCGAGGCCCTCGACTTCCACCGCCTCCACTTCCGCCAGGCCGGAGCGCGCTATGCGTTCAAGCCTACCGACGACCTGTATGCGCTCGGCGTGTGTCTCTTCCGCGCACTGACCGGGCACTACCCGTTCCCTCCCGAGATTCCTGGCGACCTGCTGATGCTCGCCATCCTCGCGCACGTGCCGCCGCCCGTGGCCGCCATCAACCGCCGGGTGCCTCCGGCGCTCAGCGAGGTCGTGGCCCGGCTGCTGGAGAAGAAGCCCCAGGCTCGCTACGGGGCCGGACACGAGCTGCATCAGGCGCTCGTGGCCGCGATGGAGCTCGGCCCGGTGCAAGCCTGGGAGCAGCGGGTGTTCGCCTGGGAAGCGGGGTCGGAGCTGGCAGACCCCTCCGCTCGGCGCACGGTGCGGCCGGACTGGCCCACGGCTCCGGGCACTCCACCTCCAGCGCGGGAGAGCCCCGCCCGGGCGCGCTCGACGGGTGGGCGGTTCGTCGGCGGGCGCATGTCGTCGCCGCCCTCCGCCGTGGCGGACTCCACGGCGCCCGCGCTGACTTTGGTTCGTGTGGACCGTGACACGTGGCCTCGAGGGCGGGCCGCCAGCGTCACGGGAAGGCGGCGCGTTCGTCGTGCGGTCCTGATGGTGGTGGGGGGGCTGGCGGTGCTTGGCCTCGTGACCGCGGTGGCCAGCTGGCGCGGGGGAGGGGTAGGGGCCTCCTCCGAGGGCTTGGAGGCTGGTTCCACTCAGGCTCGGCCGCTGGCAGACGCGTCGGTTCGGGCGGGGGATGCTCCTGGCGGGACTTCGGCGCCGGGGATGGCAGTGGCGACGTCCTTGGAGGAGAGCCCGGCCAGCGCGGATGCTGCGGCCATGACCCAGACCCAGGACAGCTCTGACGTGAAGACTCCTACACTCTCCAAGCCTGCCGCGACGAAGCGCGTGAAGACACCGGATGCAGTGCGCGCCGCGGTTGGGGCGGTCGCCGCATGCCTCGGCGCGGCCTGCTCCGGTCCCCAGCAGGCCGAGCCACCTCGGGCTCTCGCGGCGCTGCGACAGGCGCGGCCTCCGCCCGAGGAGTGCCCGCAGGGCTCGGTGGAGGCGATGAAGGAGCTCCAGATCGGCAAGGTCGGCGCCGATTTCCCAGATGGAAGCTTCATTCCGTTCGAGATGAGCAGCGAGGCCATCCTGAGAGAGGGGCCCGTGGTGTTCGTGATCGAAGATCTGTGGGGGACGTTGCCTAAAGTCGGGACCACCGTGGCTGGGCGACTGTTCTTCGCCGAGGGTCGCGTCCATGGCTGGTTCACCGAGGCTCGTACGAAGGATGGCCGGCGCTTCCCCGTCTGCATGGAGTTGATGGATGGCGACCTTCGCCAGGGCATGGAGGTGCAAGGGCCAGGAGCGGAACCCGGCACGGTCATCACGTTGCCGGTGGCGAAGCTCGGACAGGTGAAGCGCTTCAAGTGA
- a CDS encoding SMI1/KNR4 family protein, which produces MPESEMSPEPGLESLLPRIVPGLAEQWKGSTPDEISQLERIAGRPLPPFYRWFLSRMGQSMGPLSYSTLDFSVRRILDCYAEGMVEPDPRFLLIAYESDEMMPLHLFYDFKAPARDDALVTKRDALGGELYDMFETLREKLAWDALFSYRVSDMPQQCGGLLEGDEADFLSHLDPVMSGLGFTQPVLTGSLCRLYERSDAAMLCDGVPRARVGNRVAFTLGGSNAETLRRILGAVSMESSLNVLVRKWEPDLR; this is translated from the coding sequence ATGCCAGAGTCAGAGATGTCGCCGGAGCCCGGGCTGGAAAGCCTGCTCCCGAGAATTGTGCCCGGGCTCGCTGAGCAGTGGAAGGGCAGCACACCCGATGAGATCTCGCAGCTCGAGAGGATTGCAGGCCGTCCCCTGCCTCCCTTCTACCGGTGGTTCCTGAGCCGCATGGGACAGAGCATGGGGCCGCTGTCCTACTCGACGCTGGACTTCTCGGTGCGGCGCATCCTCGACTGTTACGCAGAAGGGATGGTCGAACCTGATCCCCGGTTCCTGCTCATTGCCTACGAGTCAGATGAAATGATGCCACTGCATCTGTTCTACGACTTCAAGGCGCCGGCACGGGACGATGCGCTGGTGACAAAGCGAGATGCGCTGGGCGGTGAACTCTACGACATGTTCGAGACGCTGCGCGAGAAGCTGGCATGGGACGCGCTCTTCAGCTACCGGGTGAGCGATATGCCGCAGCAGTGTGGAGGACTCCTCGAGGGCGATGAGGCTGACTTCCTATCTCACCTCGACCCGGTGATGAGCGGTCTCGGGTTCACCCAGCCGGTACTTACCGGGAGTCTCTGCCGACTGTATGAACGATCCGATGCGGCCATGCTCTGCGATGGCGTCCCGCGGGCAAGAGTCGGCAACAGGGTGGCTTTCACGCTGGGGGGCAGCAATGCCGAAACGCTCAGAAGAATCCTGGGCGCGGTCTCCATGGAGTCCTCGCTGAACGTCCTGGTTCGCAAATGGGAGCCAGACCTCCGGTGA